A single genomic interval of Flavihumibacter rivuli harbors:
- a CDS encoding DUF1573 domain-containing protein — protein sequence MKLKRALFLLGFCTGTFIVKAQQPAVANDPLGIASTHDFGRIQQGRPVTYSFPLTNNGKDTLRIENVAASCGCTTPQWSRDPILPGGKSLLTVGYNAAAEGVFEKSITLYYNGGKTRTVYIKGEVTKATPSVPANNSVQLLKQINQ from the coding sequence ATGAAATTGAAAAGAGCCCTATTCTTACTTGGTTTCTGTACCGGCACCTTCATAGTGAAGGCGCAGCAACCTGCTGTTGCAAATGACCCATTGGGCATTGCTTCCACCCACGATTTTGGCAGGATCCAGCAAGGACGACCGGTCACCTACAGTTTCCCCCTTACCAATAACGGAAAGGACACCCTCAGGATAGAGAATGTGGCCGCAAGTTGTGGCTGTACCACCCCCCAGTGGTCAAGGGACCCGATCCTTCCCGGTGGCAAAAGCCTGTTGACGGTTGGCTACAATGCCGCAGCGGAAGGGGTTTTTGAGAAATCCATCACCCTGTACTACAATGGAGGGAAGACAAGGACGGTCTATATCAAGGGAGAAGTGACCAAGGCCACGCCCTCAGTTCCGGCAAACAATTCTGTTCAACTATTAAAACAAATCAATCAATAA
- a CDS encoding alpha-ketoacid dehydrogenase subunit alpha/beta, protein MENDLLASEKLSFDRFRNEVLRDYQMACESREASLTGRKEVLTGKAKFGIFGDGKEVAQIAAAKFFRNGDFLAGYYRDQTFVFASRQATVEQFFAQLYANPDQAHDPFSKGRQMNSHFATPNVTPDGEWVDLANRKNISSNIAPTAGQMPRALGLAFASKVFRNVEQLHSFPELSDRGNEICFCTIGDASTSEGHFWEAVNAVGVLQVPLAIFVWDDGYGISVPKKYQTTKGSISEVLKGFQKKDGTNGLDIYKLKGWDYAGMIEVLEVAIQKIRDTHTPAIFHVEEITQPQGHSTSGSHERYKSPERLEWEREFDCIRKFREWILANDLSSEEELNDIEIKAKELVRESKNRAWSTYQEPIKQQVSRVVELISSLSSSLPDKAEALLALANKLQSNKEPMRRDVMHTLHQALLLAGNHDAAFWLRDYYQELKATNAELYNSDLYTTGPKSALKVEAVPAHYEAEASMLNGYEILNRYFDQLFTTNPKVIAFGEDVGFIGDVNQGFAGLQAKHGDQRISDTGIRELTIMGQGIGAALRGLRPIAEIQYLDYLLYGLQPLSDDVATLQYRTGGIQSCPLIVRTRGHRLEGIWHSGSPMGMIVNSLRGMYVCVPRNMVQAIGMYNTLLESNDPALMIECLNGYRLKEKLPTNLLEYKVALGMPEVIREGNDITLVSYGSTLRIVMEAAEVLAKLGVSCEVVDIQTLLPFDLGHKILESLKKTNRILFVDEDVPGGAAAYMFNKVMEEQGGYRWLDVAPRTLTAKAHRPAYASDGDYFSKPNTEDVIDVVREMMAE, encoded by the coding sequence ATGGAAAACGATCTGCTTGCTTCCGAAAAGCTGAGTTTCGACCGCTTCAGGAACGAGGTACTCCGTGATTACCAGATGGCCTGTGAAAGCCGCGAGGCGAGTTTAACAGGCCGAAAGGAAGTGCTGACAGGTAAGGCTAAGTTTGGCATTTTTGGCGACGGCAAGGAAGTAGCCCAGATCGCGGCGGCAAAATTCTTCCGGAACGGGGATTTCCTGGCTGGTTATTACCGCGACCAGACCTTCGTGTTCGCGTCTCGCCAGGCTACGGTGGAGCAGTTCTTTGCCCAGTTGTATGCCAATCCCGATCAGGCCCATGATCCCTTTAGCAAGGGCAGGCAGATGAACTCCCATTTTGCCACCCCCAATGTAACCCCGGATGGTGAATGGGTTGACCTGGCCAACAGGAAGAACATCAGCAGCAATATAGCCCCCACGGCAGGACAGATGCCCAGGGCCCTAGGACTGGCATTTGCGTCTAAGGTTTTCCGGAATGTGGAGCAACTGCATTCCTTCCCCGAACTTTCTGACAGGGGTAACGAGATCTGCTTCTGCACCATTGGGGATGCTTCCACTTCTGAAGGACATTTCTGGGAAGCGGTGAATGCCGTCGGCGTACTGCAGGTACCCCTGGCCATCTTCGTTTGGGATGATGGCTATGGTATTTCAGTGCCCAAAAAATACCAGACCACCAAAGGCTCCATTTCGGAGGTGCTGAAAGGCTTCCAGAAAAAAGACGGTACCAATGGATTGGATATCTATAAACTGAAAGGATGGGATTATGCCGGCATGATCGAAGTGCTGGAGGTTGCCATCCAGAAGATAAGGGATACCCATACCCCTGCTATCTTCCATGTGGAGGAGATCACCCAGCCCCAGGGACATTCCACTTCGGGTAGCCATGAGCGTTATAAGAGCCCAGAGCGCCTGGAATGGGAGCGGGAGTTCGATTGTATCCGCAAGTTCAGGGAGTGGATCCTGGCCAATGACCTCAGCAGTGAGGAAGAGCTGAACGATATCGAGATCAAAGCCAAGGAGTTGGTGAGGGAATCGAAGAACAGGGCCTGGTCTACCTACCAGGAACCCATCAAGCAGCAAGTCAGCAGGGTGGTTGAACTGATCAGTTCCCTTTCCAGCAGCTTGCCTGATAAAGCTGAAGCCTTGCTGGCACTGGCCAACAAGTTGCAGTCCAACAAGGAGCCCATGCGCCGTGATGTGATGCATACATTGCACCAGGCGCTGTTGCTGGCGGGTAACCATGATGCTGCCTTCTGGCTGAGGGATTATTACCAGGAATTGAAAGCTACCAATGCTGAGTTGTACAATTCAGATCTCTATACAACAGGACCGAAAAGCGCATTGAAGGTAGAGGCTGTCCCTGCCCATTACGAGGCGGAAGCTTCCATGCTGAATGGCTACGAGATCCTCAACCGCTATTTCGACCAGCTGTTCACCACCAACCCGAAGGTCATTGCCTTTGGTGAGGATGTTGGTTTTATCGGTGATGTTAACCAGGGCTTTGCGGGCCTTCAAGCCAAGCATGGTGACCAGCGCATTTCGGATACAGGTATCCGTGAGTTGACCATCATGGGCCAGGGAATAGGTGCTGCCTTGCGTGGGTTAAGGCCCATCGCTGAGATCCAGTACCTGGATTACCTGTTGTACGGCTTGCAGCCCCTGAGCGATGATGTGGCCACCCTTCAATACCGGACCGGTGGTATCCAGTCCTGCCCATTGATCGTTCGTACCCGCGGACACAGGCTGGAAGGGATATGGCATAGTGGCTCACCCATGGGCATGATCGTCAATTCCCTGCGTGGCATGTATGTTTGTGTGCCGCGTAACATGGTACAGGCGATCGGTATGTACAATACCCTGCTGGAAAGCAATGACCCCGCCCTGATGATCGAGTGCCTGAACGGTTACCGTCTCAAGGAGAAATTGCCAACCAACCTGCTGGAGTATAAAGTAGCCCTGGGTATGCCGGAAGTGATCAGGGAAGGAAATGATATCACCCTGGTGTCCTATGGCTCAACCTTGAGGATCGTGATGGAAGCAGCGGAGGTGCTCGCCAAATTGGGCGTTAGCTGCGAGGTGGTGGATATACAGACCTTACTGCCTTTCGACCTTGGTCACAAGATCCTGGAGTCGCTGAAGAAGACCAACAGGATCCTGTTTGTGGATGAAGATGTTCCAGGTGGTGCTGCAGCCTATATGTTCAATAAGGTGATGGAGGAACAGGGTGGTTACCGCTGGCTGGATGTGGCCCCGCGCACCCTTACTGCCAAGGCCCATCGCCCCGCCTATGCAAGCGACGGCGATTATTTCAGTAAGCCCAATACCGAGGATGTGATCGATGTGGTAAGGGAGATGATGGCTGAGTAA
- a CDS encoding polyphosphate kinase 2 family protein yields MDIKGFLQYLDTLKVQPGTSISLKKDFETDYDHKMLSKEEGAELLTWGINSLAEMQDKLYAHNQYNVLIVLQAMDAAGKDSAIKHVMSGLNPQGVNVTSFKTPSSTELDHDYLWRHYLALPARGNIGIFNRSHYENVLVTRVHPEYILNENLPSVNKVEDITEEFWEKRYKQINRFEKTLAETGTVILKFFLHVSKKEQKKRFIERLDDPTKNWKFSLGDIEERKYWKEYMKAYEDALSATSTKYAPWYVLPADDKWFTRLCLAGIIHQEFKKLNIDYPSISPEQKAKLEEAKKRLMAEED; encoded by the coding sequence ATGGACATAAAAGGATTCCTGCAATACCTCGACACACTCAAAGTACAACCCGGCACCAGCATCTCCCTCAAGAAGGATTTTGAAACGGATTATGACCATAAAATGCTGTCCAAGGAAGAAGGCGCGGAATTGCTGACCTGGGGTATCAATAGCCTGGCCGAAATGCAGGACAAACTTTATGCCCACAACCAGTACAATGTATTGATCGTACTGCAGGCAATGGATGCAGCCGGTAAGGACAGTGCCATCAAGCATGTGATGTCGGGACTTAATCCGCAAGGCGTCAATGTTACCAGCTTCAAGACCCCATCCTCAACGGAGTTGGACCATGACTATTTGTGGCGACACTACCTGGCCCTTCCGGCAAGGGGGAATATCGGCATCTTCAACCGTTCGCATTATGAGAATGTACTGGTCACCAGGGTTCATCCAGAGTACATACTGAACGAAAACCTGCCAAGCGTCAACAAGGTAGAGGATATCACAGAAGAGTTCTGGGAGAAGCGCTACAAGCAGATCAACCGCTTTGAAAAGACGCTTGCTGAAACGGGCACCGTGATCCTTAAATTCTTCCTGCATGTTTCGAAAAAGGAGCAGAAGAAAAGGTTCATCGAAAGATTGGATGACCCGACCAAGAACTGGAAATTCTCCCTTGGCGATATCGAGGAAAGGAAATACTGGAAGGAATACATGAAAGCCTATGAAGATGCCCTGAGCGCCACTTCCACCAAGTACGCACCTTGGTACGTACTACCCGCTGATGATAAGTGGTTCACCAGGCTCTGCCTCGCGGGTATCATTCACCAGGAATTTAAAAAACTGAATATCGACTACCCTTCCATTTCCCCCGAACAGAAAGCCAAACTGGAAGAAGCCAAAAAACGCCTGATGGCGGAAGAAGATTAA
- a CDS encoding DUF1573 domain-containing protein → MKKIILSLFAVIISAALFAQAKKADELVKFAETKYNFGKIKQGVPVNHEFAFTNISNAPVVIENATASCGCTTPVWPQQPVAGGKGNKVTAGFNAAAPGPFEKTIFVKVAGTQQPLELKIIGEVLTAEQYAKYEAEKGTKKSGK, encoded by the coding sequence ATGAAAAAAATCATCTTATCCCTGTTCGCTGTGATCATCAGCGCCGCCTTATTCGCCCAGGCCAAGAAAGCCGATGAACTCGTAAAATTTGCAGAAACGAAATATAATTTTGGCAAGATCAAGCAGGGTGTTCCTGTAAACCATGAATTTGCCTTCACCAATATTTCCAACGCTCCTGTGGTGATCGAGAATGCAACTGCCAGCTGCGGTTGCACCACCCCGGTTTGGCCACAGCAGCCTGTTGCCGGCGGCAAGGGCAATAAGGTGACTGCTGGTTTCAATGCAGCAGCTCCTGGTCCTTTCGAAAAGACCATCTTCGTGAAAGTAGCCGGCACCCAACAACCCCTGGAACTGAAGATCATCGGTGAAGTGCTGACTGCAGAACAATATGCCAAATACGAAGCCGAAAAAGGCACCAAGAAATCCGGAAAATAA
- a CDS encoding DUF2490 domain-containing protein: MRKVITLLFLLYSSLVITVPLFAQQAEKEVNQQVQFWTSINTLARVSDKWGIVGDLHIRRNDFIKDPSFYFIRFGANYWVKKNFTLVGGYGHMWLASAAADDFLFTNENRIYQQAQVSSKWGKVSVLNRLRNEQRWRQKLIDGEKSDQWGFSNRVRYLLSFTFPVFSNPKAPSLVLADELLVQFGKDIVYNTFDQNRLFLGMKQNLSKVMSMDFGYMLVYQQKSSGYQYDKNHTVRLFFYYTPNWTIRHHERSVLEETGE, translated from the coding sequence ATGAGGAAGGTTATAACACTCCTGTTCCTGCTTTACAGCAGTTTGGTCATTACAGTTCCCTTATTTGCCCAGCAGGCAGAAAAGGAGGTAAACCAGCAGGTGCAGTTCTGGACCAGTATCAATACCCTGGCCAGGGTCTCTGATAAATGGGGCATAGTGGGTGACCTTCATATCCGCCGGAACGACTTTATCAAGGATCCCAGTTTTTATTTCATCCGATTCGGGGCCAATTACTGGGTGAAGAAGAATTTTACGCTGGTAGGTGGCTATGGCCATATGTGGCTGGCCAGTGCGGCGGCAGATGATTTCCTGTTCACCAATGAGAACAGGATCTACCAGCAGGCACAGGTGAGCAGCAAATGGGGAAAGGTTAGTGTATTGAACCGCTTGAGGAATGAACAGCGTTGGCGCCAGAAATTGATCGATGGGGAGAAGTCAGACCAGTGGGGTTTTTCCAACCGGGTCAGGTATCTGTTGAGTTTTACCTTCCCGGTATTCAGCAATCCCAAAGCACCTTCCCTGGTGCTGGCTGATGAACTGCTGGTGCAGTTCGGGAAGGACATTGTGTACAATACTTTCGACCAGAACCGCCTGTTCCTTGGTATGAAACAAAACCTGTCGAAAGTGATGAGCATGGACTTCGGTTACATGCTGGTGTACCAGCAGAAGAGTTCCGGTTACCAATACGATAAGAACCACACGGTTCGCCTGTTCTTTTACTATACACCCAACTGGACCATCCGCCATCATGAAAGGTCTGTGCTGGAGGAGACAGGGGAATGA
- a CDS encoding M20/M25/M40 family metallo-hydrolase, whose translation MNRIKGKTLVTAILLTLGLNARAQHEEMIRKIYAEQLNHSEAYTNLGFLCKKIGNRITGSPQAAKAVSYTRELMEQYGFDTVYLQPMKVGFWTRNGKEKVTMKVEGKPAIQLNALALANTLGTGPGGVEAEVLEIAHIRELEKLGEAAVKGKIIFINGKFNQELINPMQAYVEVGSQRSYGPHEAAKLGAAGVVIRSLSINQDDQPHTGYTFVDPKGRTVPGLALSTNDADRLELALKGNKKVKLHLQYSAGVKDSVTTYNVIGEIRGSSDPNTIIAVGGHLDSWDVGEGAHDDGGGCMQAIEVGRTFRKLGIRPRHTLRVILFMDEENNGTGSITYANAVKQRKERHLAALESDLGVFTPAGFSFDNDDPKVWEKIRSWAKYFEPYNLYHFKKGFSGEDIAILKENTGLLIGFQPDPQRYMKYHHTHWDTFEAVDRRELVLGAAAITALLYIIDQDGL comes from the coding sequence ATGAACCGGATCAAAGGAAAAACCCTCGTCACCGCGATCCTGCTGACGCTTGGATTAAACGCAAGAGCCCAGCACGAGGAAATGATAAGGAAGATCTACGCAGAACAACTGAATCACAGTGAAGCCTATACGAATCTTGGATTCCTCTGTAAGAAGATCGGTAACCGCATCACCGGTTCCCCGCAAGCGGCGAAGGCTGTCAGCTACACCAGGGAACTGATGGAGCAATACGGTTTCGATACGGTTTACCTGCAGCCCATGAAGGTTGGGTTCTGGACGAGGAATGGCAAGGAAAAAGTGACCATGAAAGTAGAAGGGAAACCGGCGATACAATTGAATGCCCTGGCGCTTGCGAATACGCTGGGAACCGGACCTGGAGGTGTTGAGGCCGAAGTCCTGGAAATAGCCCACATCAGGGAACTGGAAAAATTAGGTGAGGCCGCTGTAAAGGGTAAGATCATTTTCATCAATGGCAAGTTCAACCAGGAACTGATCAACCCCATGCAGGCCTATGTAGAAGTGGGCAGTCAAAGAAGTTATGGTCCGCACGAAGCTGCCAAACTCGGCGCCGCAGGTGTAGTGATCCGTTCCCTTTCCATCAACCAGGATGACCAGCCCCATACCGGTTACACCTTTGTGGACCCCAAAGGCAGGACCGTCCCTGGACTCGCCTTGAGCACCAATGATGCCGACCGCCTGGAACTGGCTTTGAAAGGCAATAAAAAGGTGAAGCTGCACCTGCAATACAGTGCCGGGGTGAAAGACTCCGTGACCACCTACAATGTGATTGGAGAGATCAGGGGCAGTAGCGATCCCAACACGATCATAGCCGTGGGTGGCCACCTCGATTCCTGGGATGTTGGTGAAGGTGCCCATGATGATGGCGGGGGCTGTATGCAGGCAATTGAAGTAGGCCGCACCTTCCGCAAGTTGGGCATCAGGCCCAGGCATACCCTGAGGGTGATCCTATTCATGGATGAGGAGAACAATGGCACCGGCAGCATCACATATGCCAATGCAGTAAAACAACGCAAGGAAAGGCACCTTGCAGCGTTGGAATCAGACCTGGGCGTATTTACCCCGGCCGGATTCAGTTTCGACAATGATGACCCTAAGGTTTGGGAAAAGATCAGGTCGTGGGCAAAATATTTCGAACCCTATAACCTTTATCATTTCAAGAAAGGCTTCAGTGGCGAGGACATCGCTATCCTAAAGGAGAATACCGGCCTGCTGATCGGTTTCCAGCCCGATCCCCAGCGGTACATGAAATACCACCATACCCACTGGGATACTTTTGAAGCCGTGGACCGGCGGGAATTGGTCCTCGGGGCTGCAGCGATCACTGCACTTTTATACATCATCGACCAGGATGGCCTGTAA
- a CDS encoding trimeric intracellular cation channel family protein → MNYFPLIELAGTFAFAVSGAFAAMKHEMDPFGVLILSFVPAIGGGTLRDILIDDLPVAWLRDNVVLWVIVLAGIASMIFGSYLKKMNRLMFLFDALGLGLFTIAGIEKGIAHHYTGGVAIALGIMTGCFGGVIRDVLVNEVPMLFRKEIYALASMSGGIVYLLLGKLDLFSGANEVISILVIVLVRYLSVQRGWSLPLIYKSRSSTD, encoded by the coding sequence ATGAACTATTTCCCCCTGATAGAGCTGGCCGGGACCTTTGCCTTTGCGGTCTCCGGGGCCTTCGCTGCCATGAAGCATGAGATGGATCCCTTTGGTGTACTGATCCTTTCCTTCGTGCCGGCTATTGGCGGTGGTACCTTAAGGGATATCCTTATCGATGACCTTCCGGTGGCCTGGTTGCGCGATAATGTGGTGTTATGGGTGATCGTTCTGGCAGGAATTGCCTCCATGATCTTCGGCTCTTACCTGAAGAAGATGAACAGGCTGATGTTCCTCTTCGATGCGCTTGGGTTGGGCTTGTTTACAATTGCGGGGATCGAAAAGGGGATCGCCCATCATTATACAGGGGGAGTTGCCATAGCACTTGGCATCATGACCGGTTGCTTTGGTGGCGTGATCAGGGACGTATTGGTGAATGAAGTGCCCATGTTGTTCAGGAAAGAGATCTATGCATTGGCCAGCATGAGTGGGGGGATCGTATACCTGTTGTTGGGAAAACTTGACCTGTTCTCCGGGGCTAATGAGGTCATTAGTATCCTGGTGATCGTTTTGGTGCGATACCTTTCCGTACAGCGGGGGTGGAGCCTGCCGCTGATCTATAAATCCAGGTCTTCAACCGATTGA
- a CDS encoding thiol-disulfide oxidoreductase DCC family protein: MPKHPVVLFDGHCNYCNTMVNWCLRTDANDRLRFASLQSPAGKQLLQQYAIPPDTDSVVFIANGKGYTHSTAAIGICRYLSFPGNILYAFIIIPRFIRDPFYKWIARNRYRWFGRREECRIPTEKEKRKFYQSVEDLDL, translated from the coding sequence ATGCCCAAACATCCCGTAGTATTGTTCGATGGGCATTGCAATTACTGCAATACCATGGTGAACTGGTGCCTTAGAACGGACGCTAATGACCGGCTCCGTTTTGCCTCCTTACAATCACCGGCCGGAAAGCAACTCCTGCAACAATATGCCATCCCCCCCGACACGGACTCCGTTGTTTTCATTGCTAACGGAAAAGGATATACGCATTCTACCGCAGCTATTGGTATCTGTCGCTACCTCTCCTTCCCGGGTAATATCCTATATGCATTCATCATCATCCCCCGCTTCATCAGGGATCCCTTTTATAAATGGATCGCGCGTAACCGTTACCGTTGGTTTGGCAGGAGGGAAGAATGCCGGATACCCACAGAGAAGGAAAAAAGGAAGTTCTATCAATCGGTTGAAGACCTGGATTTATAG
- a CDS encoding porin: MPKLLLVVVGICLGGAIMAQKQTDTSTNYFKPIIPVDKAKLLKNVDMIANMQFAQRNEFEDGKHTESRFAMNQFRLEIRGKVHEKVSFRFRDRYTRDVEPQSVDNLSRSTDMAYIGIELSKKWSIAAGKMCADWGGYEFDLNPIDIYEYNDIVEYADNFLTGVQASYAVNDQHSFTVQWLNSRTKSFDELYGQVPGVEEAKFPSAIVLNWRGSFGGKKFTTLWSYSAFQEASGKYMHYIALGNQLNLEKFQATYDFKWSDEDLDRKTIVSSIIPDDIFSYAASDVRYVEHWLKLDYLIHPRVNLSLVGMVSDAYWYGNPDPNADSKLRTSWGLIPTVEYMPFNDLNLKFFLNYVWRSYDYTGYAETNFASVDKNTSRISIGFSSPLKIF, encoded by the coding sequence ATGCCAAAACTATTATTAGTAGTAGTGGGTATCTGTTTGGGTGGTGCTATCATGGCACAAAAACAAACAGATACCTCAACCAATTATTTCAAGCCCATTATTCCTGTTGATAAGGCTAAACTGCTGAAGAATGTTGACATGATCGCCAATATGCAGTTTGCCCAGCGTAATGAATTTGAGGACGGGAAACATACGGAGTCCAGGTTTGCCATGAACCAGTTTCGCCTGGAGATCAGGGGTAAGGTGCATGAGAAGGTTTCCTTCCGCTTCCGCGATCGCTATACCAGGGATGTGGAGCCGCAGTCGGTGGATAACCTGAGCCGTTCCACAGATATGGCCTATATCGGTATTGAGCTAAGTAAGAAATGGAGTATCGCAGCAGGTAAGATGTGTGCCGACTGGGGTGGTTATGAATTCGATCTCAATCCCATTGATATCTATGAGTACAACGATATTGTGGAATACGCTGATAACTTCCTTACCGGCGTACAGGCCAGTTATGCGGTAAATGACCAGCATTCTTTTACCGTACAATGGTTGAATTCCCGTACCAAGTCTTTCGATGAATTATATGGACAGGTGCCCGGTGTTGAGGAAGCGAAATTCCCTTCAGCAATTGTTTTGAACTGGAGGGGAAGTTTTGGCGGAAAAAAGTTCACCACCCTTTGGAGTTACAGTGCGTTCCAGGAGGCTAGCGGGAAGTATATGCATTATATCGCGCTGGGTAACCAGTTGAACCTGGAAAAGTTCCAGGCCACCTATGACTTCAAATGGAGTGATGAGGACCTTGACAGGAAAACCATCGTTTCCTCGATTATTCCTGATGATATATTTAGTTATGCGGCCAGTGATGTTCGCTATGTAGAGCATTGGCTGAAACTTGATTATCTCATTCATCCCAGGGTAAATCTTTCCCTGGTTGGTATGGTGAGTGATGCCTATTGGTATGGTAATCCTGACCCGAATGCAGATAGCAAGCTAAGGACCTCATGGGGCCTTATTCCTACTGTTGAGTATATGCCTTTCAATGACCTGAACCTGAAGTTCTTTTTGAACTATGTATGGCGCTCCTATGACTACACCGGGTATGCAGAAACGAACTTTGCATCGGTGGATAAGAATACCAGTCGCATCAGTATAGGTTTTAGTAGTCCTTTAAAAATCTTCTAG
- a CDS encoding YebC/PmpR family DNA-binding transcriptional regulator codes for MGRIFEVRKATMFARWDRMAKQFTRIGKEIAIAVKAGGPDPHTNPALRRCMQNAKSVNMPKDRVEAAIKRAQGKEMDNFEEILYEGYGPHGVAILVETATDNHVRTVANVKAIFNKGNGALGNSGSVSFQFKKMGVFKLKPEGLNAEEMELELIDFGLEELGEGTGENGEEVLVIRCGFTDFGNMQKALEDKGLTPISAEVEWIPSNTVELDEEKAQEVLKLVDKLEQDDDVQKVFHNLA; via the coding sequence ATGGGCCGCATATTTGAAGTAAGAAAAGCCACCATGTTCGCCCGCTGGGACCGCATGGCCAAACAGTTTACCCGTATCGGAAAAGAGATCGCCATTGCCGTTAAAGCCGGTGGCCCCGACCCCCATACCAACCCTGCCCTACGCCGCTGTATGCAGAACGCCAAGAGCGTTAACATGCCAAAGGACCGTGTGGAAGCCGCGATCAAACGCGCCCAGGGTAAGGAAATGGACAACTTTGAAGAGATCCTTTACGAAGGCTATGGTCCCCATGGCGTGGCCATCCTCGTAGAAACGGCCACCGACAACCACGTACGTACTGTTGCGAACGTCAAGGCTATTTTCAATAAAGGCAATGGAGCATTGGGCAATAGCGGCAGTGTAAGTTTCCAGTTCAAGAAGATGGGTGTTTTCAAACTGAAGCCCGAAGGATTGAATGCTGAAGAAATGGAATTGGAACTGATCGATTTTGGCCTGGAAGAACTGGGTGAAGGAACAGGCGAGAACGGGGAAGAAGTACTGGTGATCCGTTGTGGCTTCACCGATTTCGGTAATATGCAAAAGGCACTGGAAGACAAAGGCCTTACCCCCATCAGTGCCGAAGTGGAATGGATTCCTTCCAACACCGTAGAACTGGATGAGGAAAAAGCACAGGAAGTATTGAAACTGGTAGACAAACTGGAACAGGACGATGATGTCCAAAAGGTGTTCCACAACCTCGCCTGA